TCGATGAAAAATGCACATTGATTATTTTTTATATCTTTAATGGCTATGCTTTGGCAGAGGATACGGCAAATGCTACGATTCAATTGATCGAACAAGAATGCAAAAAAACACATAGAGAAAAGTACATTTTTGATATGCCGGAATATGAAACTTGGTCGATTTCTCAAAGAATTATCTAAACGGTCTATTTATTATTACATAGGAGTTCGATGAATCGTACTAAAGTGAAGTGTAAAAAAAATATTGAGGTTATTTTGGAAAAACATGACTAGCCAATGGGGTTAGTTGTGTTTTTTTGTCTTTTAAAAAGAAATAATATTTCTTTTTTGGAAAAATAAAATTAATTATTGAAATTAGATTTCAATCATGGTGTGATTTGTTTGTAGAAAGAAAACGCATTCTTTTTTGCTTTGAAATATAGTGAATGAAGTGAACTGATGTTGAAAAGTACAAGGTGAAGCGAGGGGGAACGTTGTTACTGTGTGTTATCTAGCTACGCGGGCTAGTCTCTCGGAAAAAAGATGAAAATGGAATGAGGTAAAAAGCATCTCAGTTAAAATTTCCTATTTTCCTGTCGGATCTGGACGAGCCCGCTTCACTTACAATTTAAGGGAGGAATCAAAATGGAAATTTCTATCGGCATTATTCTTATTTTATGTATTTACACAGCTGTAGGTGTTTTAGACCAGATCTCTATTCAAATTGGGCCATATACGCCATTATTTGCTGCAACGTTTACAGGGTTGGTTTTAGGGGATGTTCAAACTGGTTTGATGATTGGGGCAACATTGCAATTGATGACGCTCGGTGTGGCAACTTATGGCGGAGCAACGGTTCCGGATTTTCTGTCTGGTGCAGTGATGGGGACGGCCTACGCGATTATTTCAGGAAAAGGTGCTGAGTATGGCATCGGAGTTGCAGTGCCTATTGGCTTATTATTAACGCAACTAGATATTCTCGGTAGAATGACCAATACATTTTTCCAGCATAAAGCAGATAAATATGCGGAAGAAGGAAATTATAAAGGAGTTGAACGTTGTAATATTTTGGGGATTTTTCCTTGGACATTATCACGAGTGATCCCAGTCTTTATCGGGTTAGCTTTTGGTGAGCAAGTTGTAACGGTGATCAATGAATGGATTCCGGTGTGGGTCATGAATGGTCTGAAAGCTGCTGGTGCCATTTTACCAGCTATGGGGATCGCTATTTTGATGCGTTACTTACCAATCAAACCCTATTGGCCGTATTTCATTATTGGTTTTGTCTTATTGGCTTATGGTGCGGCCTTCTTCTCTGTTTTAGGAGTGGCCTTGGTTGGTTTAGCGTTAGCAGCAATTTATGTTATGAATCAAAACAATAATAAAGGTTCTGCAACGTCTGCTGGAACAGTTGTCTATGAAGACGATGAGGAGGTAGAAATCGATGACTAACAAACTAACGAAAAAAGACATCAATAAAGTCTATCGGAGAAATTTATTTAGCTTACAATGGGGCTGGAATTATGAAAAAATGCAAGGTCTAGGGTATTCTTATGTGATCATGCCTGCCTTAAAACGATTATACGGGGATGATCCCGAGAAGATGAAAAAGGCGCTTAAAACCCAGATGGGCTTTTTCAATACAATACCAGCTATGTCGCATTTGATCATCGGGGCAGATATGGCTTTAGAGGAGATCGGGATTGAAGATGATCAGGCGATCACAGGATTAAAAACAGGACTGATGGGACCATTTGCGGGTGTAGGTGATACACTGTTTACTGCAATCTACCGAGCAATTGTTTTTTCAATTGCCGCATACATGGCTCAAGGAGGACAAGCTTTTGGTCTGGCAATCCCGATTATTGCAGGCTTAGCTGTTTTATGGGTGCGCTATAAATTTACATGGATCGGTTATAATCAAGGGAAAAAAATTGCCACGGAATTTTCGGATAAAATGAAGCTATTAACACAAGCTGCTGCAATTCTTGGATTAACAGTAGTTGGAGGATTGATTCCTTCGGTCATAACTTATAAACTAGAGTTGACCTATAAAATGGAAGAGGTGACCTTATCCATTCAAGAGATGCTGGATAAAATTCTACCAGCCTTGATTCCGCTGTCGATCGTTATGATGTCTTATTGGCTGTTGGGGAAGAAAAAAATGAATTCAACGCGTTTGATTTTTGTATTGATTCTACTTGGAATGGTTTTAGGTAATTTACAAGGAATCACTGCTTGGATCGGAAATCTATTTTAAAAAAGGATGATGAAGAATGACAATTGAACATGCACGTGTAGATGAACGTTTGATCCATGGTCAAGTAGCAACAGTTTGGACGAATACGTTAGGCGCTTAAAGAATTATGGTAGTCAACGACTTAGCGGTCAAAGATCAAATGCAGATTGGGGCATTGAAGATGGCTAAACCTGCTGGAGTAAAATTATCGATCCTTTCTAAACGAAAAGCAATTGAGAAAATTTTAGCTGGTAATTATGATGACGAAAAAGTTTTTTTGATTACAAAAGATATTCAAGATATGGCTGATTTGATCGATAGCGGTGTTCCCTTAAAAGCCTTTAACGTTGGGAACATTTCACAAAAAGATGACAGTAAACCAATCAAAAAATCAGTGGCTGTTACTGAAACAGATGTCCAAACAATTAAACGTTTAGATGAATTGGGCATAAAAATCACAGCACAAATGATTCCTTCAGAATCTGATGAAACAATTTTAAACTTTATTAAATAAGCAATGGGAGCTGAATATGCATGGATGCAATCAAAATTATCAGACAAAAATACAAAAACTTTTCTAAGGTCAATCGAAAGATCGCTGATTATATCTTGAAAGATCCAACCTTGGTTCTTTCCTTGACCGCAAATGAAATTGCATCCAATAGCGGCACCTCTCCAGCTTCTGTGACTCGTTTTTCTAAATCATTGACGTTTGATAGTTGGGAAGAGCTAAAACTGTCGATTGCAACAAAACAAGGTGCAGAACATGCGCCAAAAACAATTGATCCGATCGTAGCCGTGGATGACTCAATCGATACATTATGTGCAAAAGTAGAATCTTTACTAAATGCAACGATCGAAGATTTATTTGAGTTAGTTGATAAGCAGTCCTTAAGGCGTTCGATCGATGCAATCAAGCAAGCAGAGACAGTCTATTTGATTGGAATTGGTTCGTCTTCTTTAACGGCTTACGATTTATATCATAAATTTAATCGAGCTGGGAAAAAAGCAGTTTTTAATTATGATGTGCATATGCAATTTGAATTTTTAAATTACTCTAAGCCAGAGGATGTTTTGATTGCAATCTCGTATAGTGGCATGTCCAAAGAAGTCTTGATTGCTTGTGAAATTGCCCAGAAAAATCAAACAAAAATCATTTTCATTACTAGAAATGAAAGTGAACGGATCATGAAGTTAAGCGATGAAGTATTACTTGTACCAGCCAATGAACATCTACTACGAGTAGGCGCAATTGCTTCGATTGCTTCTACAATGGCTGTGGGAGACGTTTTATATTTAGGCTCAATCCAAGATGATTTAGATACGACAATTGAAAAAAATATGACGGATACAAGAAAATTGGTAGAGAAACTGAAAGAAAAGTAGGGATGTAGGATGAAGTTGGATGAATTGACCACTGAGTCACGAAATGCTGCAAGTAAAAATATCGATCAATTATCAACACTTGAAATGGTAAAAATCATTAATCAGGAAGATCAAAAAATTGCATTAGCCGTGGAAAAAGTCTTGCCCGTTCTAGCCCAAGCGATCGATCAAGCTGCTGAGCGTTATCAAAATGGCGGGCGTTTGATTTATTGCGGTGCAGGAACATCTGGCCGCTTAGGAACGTTAGATGCAATTGAGCTGACACCGACATATAGCGTGTCACCTGATAAAGCATTTGGATTGATTGCAGGTGGAAAAGAAGCCATGTTTCACGCAGTAGAAGGAGCCGAGGATTCAAAAGAACTAGCAGAAGCAGATTTAAAAAAATGTAACTTAACGGATAAAGACGTAATAATTGCAGTTGCAGCTAGTGGAAGAACGCCTTATGCAATCGGTGCGCTAGAATATGGTGAAAAAGTGGACGCTTTGACGATCGCTGTTACGTGTAATGAAGCAAGTGAAATGAATCGATTGGCGGCAATTGGTATTGCTCCTGTGGTCGGACCAGAAGTAATCACAGGTTCAACTCGTATGAAAGCAGGAACAGCCCAAAAAATGGTTTTAAATATGTTTTCAACAGGGATTATGATCAAAGTAGGAAATGTTTATCAGAATCTGATGGTCAATGTTCAACCAACAAATGAAAAATTGATTCAGCGTTCGATCCAGATTATTCATGAAGCAACAGGTGTTGAGCAAACGACTGCACAGGAATATTTGAGTTTGGCACATAATCACGTAGCAGAAGCTATTGTAATGATTCAAGGGCAAATTGGATTAGCTGATGCACAAGCGCTATTGAATCAACATAATCGGCGTATTTCTGATGTTCTTAGTGAGATAGGCTAATGGCTAAAATAGAGGGCAAGAACTAAGAAGGATACTTAAGTGGAGGAACAAGAATGAAACCAAAATTAATTTTAATGAGCCACGGTAAAATGGCAGCTGAAACCGTACAATCAGCCAAAATGATCGTTGGTGATTTAATAGAAGCAACGGTTGTTTCTATGACGGAAGTCGATGGCATGTCTGGTACAACAGATAAATTGATAAAGCTGCTTGAACCGTTAGGCAATGATCCAGTGTTGATAATAGCTGATCTAAAAGGTGGAACGCCGTGCAATGTAGCGCTGATGCAAATGAACGCTCGACCAAATCTACGTGTTTTATCTGGTTTAAACTTAGCGATGGTGATAGAAGCTGCAGTCTCACCAATTGAGGAAATCGATGAATTGGTCGATTATTTATCTGATATAGGTAAAAATGCCGTGGAGAAAATCGAGCTTCCTGAACTAGATGATGAAGAAGAATATGAAGAATGAAATTTGAGGTTGGGACAGAATCTTCTTATTTCTGAAGCCTTCACCAAGTAGGTACTACTCTAAATCCACACATCCATTCATGGTGATTTTTGACAATGTAATCGAAATGAAGTGTGGTGATAGATTCTGATTTCACTGTTTACTCTAATTCCATGTGGCTGGGCTGTAACTCGAAGGGTTATGTCTCAGTCACTTTTTCAATGACTTAAAAATATTATTTGCAGGAATCCTTTATTTTCTTTGAATCTACATGATACAATAAAATTTCTTGGAAAGGAGTGCAATAATGGAATCATTGAATTATTTACTAAAAATAGTAGACCAAATTAGTGATCTACCTTTAGAAAATCTCAAAGTTGAGGAACAAAATAAAGACTACCAAGGCCTAACCTTTTCAATCGGTCAACAAACATTCAGAAGTAGAACAGCTAAAATAACGCCTAAAAAATTAGGCTATTTTGTTGCTTTTTGGGAAAAAGATAGGGCAAATAAAAATCAGCCCTATGAGAGTGTTTCTGCACCAGAAAAATTAATCATCACAATCTTCGATCAAGAGAAAGTCGGGCAGTTTATATTTCCCAAGGCAATTTTAGCTGAACAACACATTTTGACAACCGGATCAATCAAAGGAAAGATGGCTTTGCGCCTTTATCCGGATTGGGTCATAGGGTTGAATAAAACAGCTAGCAAAACCCAGCAGTGGCAAAGTCCTTATTTTATTGATTTAACCGACACATGTGATGTGATGTTATTGCAACAGCTTTATTTTGACTGACGTAGACAAAAAAACAAAAAACAAGAAACAAGCAACAAAGCTTATTTCTTGCTTTAATAGTCATCAGTAAAGAAAATACAAACAATCATCTTCGTATAAAGGAAGTATCGAAAAAGATTACGTTGATGTTGATTATTGTGTTTCCTTAAAGAATACTTGGGAGTAGTAACTGACTATTAGGTAAAGAATCACTGCTTACTTAATAAATCATCCAGGAGAATGGGTAAAAGCTGGTTGGGATCAGCGTTTAATATAGTCAATGGTTGGTTGACAATTATATGTTAATATTTAAAAAGTAAGCAAGTGTTCTTTTAGATAGAAACGAATACACAAAAAAATGGCGTCGGACACACATCCAACGCCATTGTAAGTTCAATAAATAAGCATAAACACCTTCAAGTCAGAAAAAACTAGTATAAACCTCTAGAAATTTCAGTCAAAATTGAGTAAAATGGAAGATGTCAATGTATAAATATTGGCTCAAGCAACTTGATTGGTCAGGTGTTCACTGACTGTTCAGGGCTTCATGATTTAGTTGGTAGCTAAATCATGAAGTGCTTTTTTTTATCTTATTCATTTCTATCTATCCCCATTTTATAGGAAAACCCTTTTAGGGTCAATAAAGGGTTTGAAAAAAGTTACGTGAATCGCTAAATTGTTGTGAATAGGTCTGGAAAATATATCTACCAAAAACTAAAGTAAATGTGGCGTAACTAATGACTTAATGAGTGCTGAACAAAATCAGTGGGATAATGACATTAATTTATAAAGTAAAAGAGACGTAAGGATGATACAAGAGACTATCATTTTTAGGGATTGCTTCTGCATTTACGGTTCTCGTTTCACTCCGATCCTTGAAGCGTGGAGGACCGTTTGCTCCCACTGTTTATCCAGACACTTTTTGTAGCTGACCAATTAATCAAATACTGTAGACATTCTTTACTTTAAAAAAAGCATTAGTTAGCGTAAAATGTAAGTGCATCCAAAAATATAATGAAGCTGTGGGGAGCAAAAACAATGTTAATAGAACTTGTTTTAGTGCTGACGGTTTTCACATACGGCAGTAACTTTATCTTATCTCTGATTCTTAGGACGAAAGAAAAAATCCAAGGAATCGAAAAATTATCGATCTTTTTTGGTGTAAATATGACGATTTTACTTTTAGATGGGGTCTTTTTGTTTATTGGTAAAGCGATATCGGATAGCGGCGTTGCGGTTTTGGAGTAAGTGCTAGAAGGATGAAGGAAAGCTAAAATTAGTTTCCCTTCATTCATTTTTTTATCAAAAATTCGGCTAAAAGTCCTATATGAATGACGCAGATTTTCTGATAAGGTACAATAGAAAGAAACAACAGGAGGGTCAGCAAATGGCAAAGATCATGATCATAGAAGATGAGACAACGATTCGTGAGCTAATCAGCGAAGAGTTGCAAAAATGGCAGTTTGATACATTCGGAACGACAGATTTTAATCATGTGTTAGAAGATTTTCAAAGAGAAGATCCGCAATTGGTATTGTTGGATATCAATCTCCCAGTATTTGATGGTTATTATTGGTGCCAGAAAATCCGTGAAATTTCCAAAATTCCGATTATTTTTATTTCCAGCCGAAGTACCAATATGGATATGATTATGGCGATGAATATGGGGGCGGATGATTTTGTCACAAAGCCATTTCAAATCGATGTGCTGATTGCGAAAATCAATGCACTTTTACGTCGCTCATATAATTACTCCGAAGTCGGCAGTGAGATCATGTCACATAATGGTATTACCCTAAATGTTGATAACGGCAGTATGGAAATCAATGGTGAAGTGATTGATTTAAGTAAAAATGAATACCGTTTACTCTATATTTTGATCAAGAAACATGGCAAGATTTTAACACGAGAAAAACTATTGCGGGCTTTATGGGAAGACGAACGCTTTGTGGATGACAATACATTGACCGTCAACATCAATCGCTTAAGAAAAAAAATTGAACAGGCAGGTCTTGAAGGATATATTGAAACAAAAGTGGGACAAGGATATATCGTACCATAGAATAGGAGCATAAAATGACAATTAGTAAGTATTTAAAAGATCATTGGTTGTTATTGATCGGCTGGTTATTTTTTATTGGGGTGACTTGTTTTATTTTATGGCTTTCTCCAGATATGGTCGTGAATCCATCGATTATTGGGTATTTGGTCTTATTACAAGGGTTGTTTTTACTTTTATTTTTAACAATCGATTATTCATTAAAAAAAAGTTGGTGGCGTTCTTTAGATATTTCAGAACATCCGCCATCTTTGCAACATTATCTAGGTGAAGCATCAAAATCAGAAGAAAAATTGGCTCAAGACTATATTAACGGTTTGTTGGTGGAGCACCAGCAAGTTATGCAGCAGGCAATCAACAATCAACAGGATCAAAAAGATTATATCGACTCTTGGGTTCATGAAATCAAAGTACCGCTAGCGGCTGTCAATTTAGTTTTGCAATCGATCGAAGATGATATTCCAGAAAAGAAATATTATTTAGTCGAAAATGAGTTAAGTAAAATCGATGAATATGTGGAGCAAGTTCTTTATTATGCACGATTGGATAGTTTTTCTAGAGATTATTTGATCCAAGAATATTCGTTGAAGGAAATTGTTCAGTCGGTGATTCGGACACAAGGGAATTATTTTATTCAAAAGAGTTTACAGTTTTCTATTGAAGGTGACGATCAAATGGTGCTGACAGATGCAAAATGGGTGGCCTTTATTTTTAAACAACTTGTTAGTAATGCCATCAAATATACTCCAGCAGGCGGTAAGATCACGGTCATTATTTCCAGAACCAAAGAAGGGGCTTGGCTATCCTTGAAGGATACTGGGATCGGGATTCCTAAAGAAGATCAGCACAGGATTTTCGATAAGGGCTTTACAGGAGAAAATGGTCGGACTAGTGAACAGCATTCCACTGGTTTAGGGTTGTATTTAGCTAAAAGCCTGGCGGATAAGTTAGGCCATCAATTGACAATGGAGTCAGTTGAAGGAGACGGCACGACTATGAAATTGTTGTTTCCGTTTTTAAGTTATTTCAATGAAAGAAGATAGATAGCTACGTTGAGAAATGGAATCATTGTTTCTCAACGTGAGCTTTTTTATTTTTGCTTGTTCTTCTTCCATTAGAAAATATAGAATTTATAAAGGTTTTTGTATACATTATTGTTAAATAGAGTACGCTCCTTCAAGTCAATATTCTTTTATTTTCCATAAAACAAATAATGAGAGGAATTTTAGTAAACTTTTTGCTCTCGTATAGTTGTATAGCAAACGCTTTTATTGTTAGACTTAACACATCAAACTTTTGATAGGAGCTTATTATGGAGATATTAGTAGCGTTGATCCCGATGTTTGCTTGGGGTAGCATTGGTCTTGTCAGCGGCAAAATCGGTGGTAGTGCGAATCAGCAAACATTAGGTATGACGATTGGGGCCTTATTCTTTTCGACGATCATCTTTTTCATTGTTCAACCTGTGATCACTATTCAAATGGTTGTAATTGGTATTTTATCTGGTTTATTCTGGAGTGTGGGGCAAAATCAGCAATTCCATGGAATGAAATATTTAGGTGTATCAGTAGGTTTACCTGTTTCAACGGGGATGCAGCTGATCGTGAATACGATTGCTGGAGCAGTCTTTTTTCACGAATGGAAAGGCAGTCGAGATTATATTTTAGGCTTTATTGCTCTTGGTTTATTAGTATTAGGCGTATATCTAACAGCTCGCCAAGATGATGATAGTGGTGTAAAAACAACAAATTCGATGTTGGATTTTAACAAAGGATTACGAGCACTGATCTTTTCAACAGTTGGCTATGGCGCGTATACGATTATTATCAATGCAGCTGGGCTTGATCCGATGGGGATTATTTTACCTCAAAGTATCGGTATGTTGATTGGAGCCAGTTTCTTTGCTTTTAAAAAGGTTAAGTTGGATCGGTATGTTTGGCGTAATATGAGCTGTGGTCTATTGTGGGGGTTAGGGAATATCTGTATGTTGTTAACGATGCGACAACTTGGTTTAGCAATCAGTTTCTCTTTATCTCAAATGGGGATCATTATCTCTACATTAGGCGGTATTTATATTTTAGGTGAAACCAAGTCTAAAAAAGAAATGAGATATGTCATAATTGGTTGCCTATTCGTCATTTTAGGTGGTATCCTTTTAGGGTATATGAAAGCGTAAATGTCATATTTACGCTTCTTTTTATGAAAAAATTTGCAATGATTATACTAGAAAATGGATTGATTTACTGGAGGAAAAGAAATGTCGATGTTTCGGAAAAAAGAGCTGACAGCTGTTTCAAGTGAGCCAAGTGCAATGAAAAAGGATTTAAAAACAATGGATTTGATTTTGCTAGGGATCGGTGCAATTGTCGGGACAGGGATCTTTGTTGTAACAGGTGTTGCAGCTGAACAATATGCAGGTCCTGCGTTGTCACTTTCGTTTTTAGTTGCAGCAGGAGCCATCGTTTTAGCAGGGTTATGTTATACCGAGTTTGCTTCAAGGATTCCGGCAATTGGCGGTCCTTATGCCTATATGTATGTCGTTTTTGGAGAATTAGTTGCTTGGATGACAGGCTGGCTAGTGATTTGTGAATTCTTCTTAGCGGTTTCGTCTGTTGCTTCAGGATGGTCTGGTTATGTTCATGGATTTTTGAACAGTCTTGGGGTTGATTTACCGAAAGCTTTGAGTGGAGCGTACAACCCAGCCAAAGGAACATATATTGATATCATTGCTGTTTTGGTGCTTTTTGTAGTGATGTTTTGGGTATCATTGGAAGCTAAAACCGCTTTGCGTTTGAATAATATGATGGTATTTGTGAAGTTTGGAATCATTGCGTTGTTCTTAGTTGTTGGTATTTTTTATGTGAAACCAGATAATTGGCAACCCTTTATACCTTTTGGTTTTTCAGGTGTGGTTAGTGGTGCGGCAGTAGTCTTTTTTGCCTTTTTAGGTTTTGATGCTGTAAGTATGACCGCAGAAGAAGTAAAAAATCCGCAAAAAGACATCCCAAAAGGAATTATTGGGTCGATTATTATTGCAACTGTTTTGTATGTGATCGTGACCTTGATTTTAACTGGGATCGTTCCATTTGATGCACTTGGTGTGAAAGATCCAGTCGCGTTTGCAATGCGTTTTGTTCAACGTGATGGCGTAGCTGGTGTCATTTCTGTTGGCGCAATTTTAACCCTTTTAACTGTGACGATTTCGATGATGTATAGTTTAGCTAGAATTATTTATGCGATCAGTAAAGATGGTTTACTACCCAAATTTATGAGTAAAATCGATAAAAAAAATCGGACACCGAAAAATGCTACTTATGTTGCAGGTGTATGTACAATGATCTTTGCTGGATTAGTACCGATGGAGTTATTAGCGGAGTTGACGAATATTGTGACATTGATGTACTTGATCGTGATGGCAATCGGAATTATTCGCTTAAGAAAAGTCGCTGGCGATCCCAAACCAGGGGAATTTAAAATTCCATTTGTTCCGTTTGTCCCAATTTTACTCGTCGTTGTTAGTATTGGCTTGATGTTACAGTTGCAAGCAGCGACGTGGAAAGCTTTTGCGGTAGCATTAGTCTTAGGTTTTTTGATTTATTTTGGTTATGGTTATAAACATAGTAATGAAAATAAGGCGAATAATTAAGAGTAGAAATCAGTGATCGTAGTGGTTACTGATTTTTTTGAGTTCTTTTTTGAGAAAAAATGAATTTCACTGTAAATCGTGATTCGTTTAAAGTATAGTGATAGTAAATAAAAAAAGGGAGGATTCAAAGAATGTCTTACCGAATTGAAAAAGATTCTATGGGAGAAATTCAAGTACCAGAGTCAGCATTTTGGGGTGCACAAACCGAACGTAGTCGTCAAAATTTTAACATTGGTATCGAGAAAATGCCTAACGCCCTCATTAAAGCACTTGCTTTAATAAAAAAAACGGCTGCTAAAGCAAATGAAACAACGGGGAAATTAGAAACCTCGATCAGTGAGGCTATCCAAATGGCAGCCGATAAAATTATTAAGGGTGAAGCTGATCAACATTTTCCTTTGTCATTATGGCAAACAGGTAGTGGTACACAAACGAATATGAATGTAAATGAAGTTATTGCCCATTTAGCTGCTAATACTGGCGTGACAGTTCATCCCAATGACCATGTCAATATGTCACAAAGCTCAAACGATGTTTTTCCGACAGCGATTCACATAGCAGCTGTGCAGTTGATCGAACAACAGTTGTTTCCAGTCATAAAACAAATGATTCAAACGTTGCAAAGACTTGAAAATGAAAATGAAAAAATTATAAAAATCGGTCGAACTCATTTGCAAGATGCCACCCCCGTAACCTTTGCACAGGAAATCAGCGGTTGGCGTTCGGGACTAGAACATAGTTTCCAGATGTTAGCATTGGCGATACAAGAGCTTAAACAGTTAGCAATTGGCGGTACAGCAGTTGGAACCGGGCTAAATGCTTCAAACGAGTACATTGAGTTGTTCTTTAACTATTTGAATGCAGAGACTGATAGTGAATTTTCTGAAGATCCCAACAAATTCCATGCGTTAGCAAGTAAAGA
The DNA window shown above is from Enterococcus sp. 12C11_DIV0727 and carries:
- the fumC gene encoding class II fumarate hydratase; the protein is MSYRIEKDSMGEIQVPESAFWGAQTERSRQNFNIGIEKMPNALIKALALIKKTAAKANETTGKLETSISEAIQMAADKIIKGEADQHFPLSLWQTGSGTQTNMNVNEVIAHLAANTGVTVHPNDHVNMSQSSNDVFPTAIHIAAVQLIEQQLFPVIKQMIQTLQRLENENEKIIKIGRTHLQDATPVTFAQEISGWRSGLEHSFQMLALAIQELKQLAIGGTAVGTGLNASNEYIELFFNYLNAETDSEFSEDPNKFHALASKDAAVFTSGALKALAANAMKMANDIRWMASGPRSGLGEITIPANEPGSSIMPGKINPTQCEALTMIAVQVMGNDTTIGISASQGNFELNVYMPVVAYNLLQSIQLLTDGLRSFNQNCLVGMKADQEKMTQYVEQSLMLVTALNPHIGYDNGAQIAKKAFQENTTLKQAALSLGLVTEADYDAWVKPEQMLGK